The following are encoded in a window of Mycolicibacterium tusciae JS617 genomic DNA:
- the arsC gene encoding arsenate reductase (glutaredoxin) (This arsenate reductase requires both glutathione and glutaredoxin to convert arsenate to arsenite, after which the efflux transporter formed by ArsA and ArsB can extrude the arsenite from the cell, providing resistance.), which yields MPDADAEGRRRSASVIYHNPKCSTSRKTLELLRDNGIEPTVIQYLKTPPTRAELVKMIKDAGIDVRTAVRKRESLYGELKLADASDDELLDAMAEHPILIERPFVVTSKGTRLARPIDAVREIL from the coding sequence GTGCCAGACGCTGACGCAGAAGGTCGGCGCCGGAGCGCCTCCGTCATCTATCACAACCCGAAGTGCTCCACCTCCCGCAAGACGCTGGAGCTGTTGCGGGACAACGGTATCGAGCCGACAGTCATTCAGTACCTCAAGACGCCGCCCACGCGTGCTGAACTCGTGAAGATGATCAAGGATGCGGGTATCGATGTGCGCACGGCGGTGCGCAAACGTGAATCACTTTACGGTGAACTGAAACTCGCCGATGCCAGCGACGACGAGCTGCTTGACGCCATGGCCGAACATCCGATTCTCATCGAGCGGCCGTTCGTGGTGACATCGAAGGGCACCCGGCTGGCCCGGCCGATCGACGCGGTACGCGAGATTCTGTGA
- a CDS encoding oxidoreductase: MSQWTAADLPSFAGRTVIVTGANSGLGLITARELARAGAKTILAVRNTAKGDEAAASITGDVEVRKLDLQDLASVRTFADGVDSVDVLINNAGIMAVPYAQTVDGFESQIGTNHLGHFALTNLLLGKITDRVVTVSSGMHLIGQINLNDLNWKARPYSPWRAYGQSKLANLLFTSELQRRLDAAGSPLKAHAAHPGYSATNLQGNTGRKMGDALMTFGNKLATNADFGARQTLYAAAKDLPGDSFIGPQFAMWGPTGRTPLRSPLARDAKKAAGLWELSEQLTDTKFGL, translated from the coding sequence ATGAGTCAATGGACCGCCGCCGACCTGCCGTCCTTCGCCGGACGGACCGTCATCGTGACCGGAGCCAACAGTGGCCTGGGCCTGATCACCGCCCGTGAACTGGCCCGCGCCGGGGCGAAGACGATTCTCGCCGTGCGCAACACGGCCAAAGGCGACGAGGCCGCCGCGTCCATCACCGGAGACGTCGAGGTCCGCAAACTCGACCTGCAGGACCTCGCTTCGGTGCGCACGTTCGCAGACGGCGTCGACAGCGTCGACGTGCTCATCAACAACGCCGGCATCATGGCGGTCCCCTACGCGCAGACCGTCGACGGCTTCGAAAGCCAGATCGGCACCAATCACCTCGGCCACTTCGCCCTGACGAACCTGCTGCTGGGAAAGATCACCGACCGCGTGGTGACGGTGTCCTCGGGGATGCATCTGATCGGCCAGATCAATCTCAACGATCTGAACTGGAAGGCACGTCCCTACTCGCCGTGGCGGGCGTACGGACAGTCCAAGCTGGCGAACCTCCTTTTCACCAGCGAGTTGCAGAGGCGACTGGATGCAGCGGGATCACCGCTGAAGGCGCACGCCGCCCACCCCGGCTACTCGGCGACCAACCTGCAGGGCAACACCGGCCGCAAAATGGGCGATGCGTTGATGACGTTCGGGAACAAGCTCGCCACCAATGCCGACTTCGGGGCCCGCCAGACGCTGTATGCGGCGGCGAAAGACCTGCCCGGCGATTCGTTCATCGGCCCGCAGTTCGCGATGTGGGGCCCGACCGGTCGCACCCCGCTGCGCAGTCCGCTGGCCCGCGACGCTAAGAAGGCCGCCGGCCTGTGGGAGCTCTCCGAACAGCTCACGGACACCAAGTTCGGACTCTGA
- a CDS encoding LpqN/LpqT family lipoprotein, whose amino-acid sequence MAAAALAVLAASGCAQEPPDYQSLLSTTPTTTTSASDTDAQLPIAAYLEQKGVVGEPIPADKLTDLTVTYPTPPGWKPFVNSNLSPGTRMIAKGTTYPTAMVIVFRLNGDFDVNEAIGHGYVDAEMSENFKRLNASMDNFKGFPSAMIEGSYDLNGARMHSYNRIVIATGAPPANQRYLIQFTVTGFADKAAEEAPDIEAIIKGFNVAVPK is encoded by the coding sequence ATGGCGGCCGCCGCGCTGGCGGTATTGGCCGCATCGGGTTGCGCGCAGGAACCGCCTGACTACCAGTCGCTCTTGTCGACAACGCCGACGACGACCACCAGCGCGTCAGACACCGATGCGCAGTTGCCTATCGCGGCATACCTGGAGCAGAAGGGTGTCGTCGGTGAGCCCATCCCGGCGGACAAGCTCACCGACCTCACGGTGACGTACCCGACGCCGCCGGGCTGGAAGCCCTTCGTCAACTCGAATCTGTCGCCCGGCACGCGGATGATCGCCAAGGGCACCACCTATCCGACCGCAATGGTGATCGTGTTCAGGCTCAACGGCGACTTCGATGTCAACGAGGCCATCGGCCACGGCTACGTCGACGCCGAAATGTCGGAGAACTTCAAGCGCCTCAACGCCTCGATGGACAACTTCAAGGGGTTCCCGTCGGCGATGATCGAGGGCAGCTACGACCTCAACGGCGCCCGGATGCACAGCTACAACCGCATCGTCATCGCAACCGGAGCGCCACCGGCCAACCAGCGGTACCTCATCCAGTTCACGGTGACGGGATTCGCGGACAAGGCCGCCGAGGAGGCGCCCGATATCGAGGCGATCATCAAGGGCTTCAACGTCGCGGTGCCCAAGTAG